A genomic window from Methanobacterium sp. BRmetb2 includes:
- a CDS encoding thioredoxin domain-containing protein: MSPKSEKEAEYTNKLIKEKNPYLLQHAHNPVDWYPWSEEAFQKAKDENKPIFLSIGYSTCHWCHVMAHESFEDPDVAQLMNETFISIKVDREERPDIDSVYMTVCQVITGTGGWPLSIIMTPNKKPFFAGTYIPKDTIYGRTGLKDITLNIKELWSKNPEEALKSADKIVDVVEEISLTSPGDQLDESILKKAYSMFQESYDENYGGFGMIQKFPSPHNLMFLLRYHMRYDDQKALEMVEKTLSSMKNGGIYDHIGHGFHRYSVDPQWLVPHFEKMLYDQAMIAIAYIEAFQITRNPLYKKTAQEIFTYVLRDMQSNEGGFYSAEDADSEGVEGKFYVWTKNEFIDVLGEDAELMSRIFNVRGEGNFKEESTLKKTGTNILHLKMSLSKIAEKMNISQEELEKKIEKTRQKLFKTRESRIHPHKDDKILLDWNGLMIAALSKGAQVFKADEYREAAISAADFILENMLKDGRLIHSYRDGEATGMGNLDDYSFFIWGLLELFETTFKSKYLKMALELNEILLKQFWDSETGGFYFTSADAEEILVRKKESYDSAIPAGNSVQMLNLLKLAVITENLEYVDKAVSTEKTFSEKVKRSPSAYTQLLMALDFKLGPSYEIVIAGNPKFKDTTDMLEIIYNNFLPNKVLILREEGKLSNDLKQISETLNFKKPLNGKATVYICTEGACKKPTINIDEMKDLLNVK, encoded by the coding sequence ATGTCCCCAAAATCTGAAAAAGAAGCAGAATATACCAATAAATTGATTAAAGAAAAAAATCCTTATCTATTACAGCATGCACACAACCCGGTGGACTGGTATCCTTGGAGTGAAGAGGCATTCCAAAAAGCCAAAGATGAAAATAAACCTATATTCCTTTCGATAGGATATTCTACCTGTCACTGGTGTCATGTCATGGCTCATGAATCATTCGAAGACCCTGATGTGGCTCAATTAATGAATGAAACTTTTATATCTATTAAAGTAGATAGGGAGGAGAGACCAGATATTGACAGTGTGTACATGACGGTCTGTCAGGTAATTACCGGAACCGGAGGATGGCCCCTTTCTATTATTATGACTCCAAATAAAAAACCCTTTTTTGCTGGGACATACATTCCCAAGGATACCATATACGGTCGCACCGGTCTTAAAGATATAACCCTAAACATAAAGGAATTATGGTCCAAAAATCCAGAAGAAGCCCTGAAATCTGCCGATAAAATTGTTGATGTTGTAGAGGAAATATCGCTAACATCTCCTGGAGATCAACTGGATGAATCAATACTTAAAAAGGCATATTCAATGTTTCAGGAAAGTTATGATGAAAATTACGGCGGATTTGGGATGATCCAGAAGTTTCCATCACCTCACAACCTGATGTTCCTTTTAAGGTACCATATGAGGTATGATGATCAAAAAGCACTGGAAATGGTGGAAAAAACCTTAAGTTCCATGAAAAATGGGGGAATATATGATCATATTGGACACGGTTTTCATAGATATTCTGTGGATCCTCAGTGGTTGGTTCCACATTTTGAAAAAATGTTATATGACCAAGCCATGATTGCCATAGCATATATTGAGGCTTTCCAAATAACCCGAAATCCTCTGTACAAAAAAACGGCCCAAGAAATTTTTACATATGTCTTGAGGGATATGCAATCCAATGAAGGAGGTTTTTACTCAGCAGAGGATGCAGATAGTGAGGGAGTAGAGGGAAAATTTTACGTGTGGACAAAAAATGAATTTATAGATGTATTGGGTGAAGATGCCGAGTTGATGTCCCGTATCTTTAATGTGAGAGGAGAAGGGAATTTCAAGGAGGAGTCAACTCTTAAAAAGACAGGTACCAACATTTTGCACCTGAAAATGTCTCTATCAAAAATTGCAGAAAAAATGAATATTTCTCAAGAAGAATTAGAGAAAAAAATAGAAAAAACACGCCAAAAACTTTTCAAGACACGGGAAAGCAGAATACACCCGCACAAAGATGATAAAATACTACTTGACTGGAACGGCTTAATGATAGCTGCTCTTTCAAAAGGTGCCCAAGTCTTCAAAGCAGATGAGTACCGGGAAGCTGCAATTTCTGCTGCAGATTTCATCTTGGAGAACATGTTAAAGGACGGTAGATTAATACACAGCTACCGTGACGGTGAAGCAACAGGAATGGGAAATTTGGATGATTACTCCTTTTTTATATGGGGCTTGTTGGAATTGTTTGAAACCACATTTAAATCAAAATATTTAAAGATGGCACTGGAGTTAAATGAAATCCTCCTTAAACAGTTCTGGGATTCAGAAACTGGAGGATTCTATTTTACCAGTGCTGATGCTGAAGAGATACTTGTTCGAAAAAAAGAAAGTTATGACAGTGCAATACCTGCTGGAAACTCAGTTCAAATGCTTAATTTACTGAAATTGGCAGTTATAACCGAAAATCTGGAATATGTGGATAAGGCAGTATCCACTGAAAAAACATTCTCTGAAAAGGTTAAAAGATCACCAAGTGCCTACACACAGCTTTTAATGGCATTAGATTTTAAATTAGGACCATCATATGAAATAGTGATAGCTGGAAATCCTAAATTCAAAGATACAACAGATATGCTGGAAATTATTTATAACAACTTCCTCCCTAATAAAGTTCTTATCCTCAGAGAAGAAGGAAAACTTTCAAATGATCTAAAACAGATATCTGAAACATTAAACTTTAAAAAACCACTAAATGGTAAAGCCACGGTATATATATGTACTGAAGGAGCATGTAAAAAACCAACCATAAATATTGATGAGATGAAAGATTTATTAAACGTAAAATAA
- a CDS encoding MBL fold metallo-hydrolase, which produces MADAFATITQKRMTGGFRIEGIDNKNLHIDPGPGALVRTYQFGLNPIKTDAILVSHSHTDHYSDSEVMIEAMTRGVTRKKGAVFGSLSVIEGFKHWGPCISKYHLSKPEVTILGANKTRNLGNIKIKGTKTVHGDPTGVGFQLQTEDLTISYTSDTEYFEKLHDYHSGADILIASVIRPSNERIRGHMCTEDFIKLVDEVSPKLAIMTHLGMKMVMNNADGEAEIVKQKTGVNTIAASDGLKIDLDAYISKQQTLDAF; this is translated from the coding sequence GTGGCGGACGCTTTCGCGACCATTACTCAGAAGCGAATGACCGGCGGATTTAGAATAGAAGGGATTGATAATAAAAATCTCCACATAGATCCTGGTCCTGGAGCACTGGTTAGAACTTATCAGTTTGGATTAAATCCAATAAAAACAGACGCAATTCTGGTTTCTCACTCCCACACTGACCACTACAGCGATTCAGAAGTTATGATAGAAGCTATGACCCGCGGTGTAACCCGAAAAAAGGGTGCTGTTTTTGGTAGTTTAAGTGTTATTGAAGGTTTTAAACATTGGGGACCCTGTATATCTAAGTATCATCTTAGCAAACCCGAAGTGACTATTTTAGGTGCTAATAAAACCCGTAACCTGGGAAATATAAAGATTAAAGGAACTAAAACTGTCCATGGAGATCCAACAGGAGTGGGTTTCCAGCTGCAGACTGAAGATTTAACTATTTCCTATACTTCAGATACAGAATACTTTGAAAAGTTACATGATTATCATAGTGGTGCAGATATATTAATTGCCAGTGTTATCAGACCATCTAATGAAAGAATTCGTGGCCATATGTGTACCGAAGATTTCATTAAACTGGTAGATGAAGTATCACCTAAACTTGCTATTATGACTCATCTGGGAATGAAGATGGTAATGAACAATGCTGATGGGGAAGCAGAAATAGTAAAACAAAAAACCGGTGTTAACACTATTGCTGCAAGTGACGGATTAAAAATTGATTTAGATGCCTACATTTCCAAACAACAAACTTTAGACGCATTTTAA
- a CDS encoding chorismate synthase: MSGNTIGQIFKVTTFGSSHGTALGAVVDGCPAGLELSSTDIQNELDKRRPGTSDITTSRGETDQVQLLSGVFHGKTDGTPIAAVVFNKDVDSSVYESLKDKPRPGHGDFCWINKYGHYDYRGGGRGSGRTTIGQVIGGAVAKKLLKSHDIKVISHVTQIGDIKADIVNINQIELKIKENPVRCADPFAARKMEELILKVRDEGDSIGGIVETVVLNPPAGMGEPVFDKLDGDLAKALMSIGSVKGVEIGAGFEVSTLTAYGVNDEYYVSKNGIRTTTNQAGGILGGISNGMPIMVRMAVKPTPSISKIQKTVDLTKMEDVEIEIKGRHDPCICPRVTSVAEASVAIILADHLIRGGFIHPSKLDV; encoded by the coding sequence ATGTCAGGAAATACAATCGGCCAGATATTTAAGGTTACAACTTTTGGTTCAAGCCATGGCACAGCACTTGGTGCCGTGGTTGATGGATGTCCAGCAGGTCTGGAATTATCCAGCACAGATATACAGAATGAACTTGATAAAAGAAGGCCAGGTACCAGTGATATAACCACCTCCAGAGGTGAAACTGACCAAGTACAACTTTTATCTGGAGTATTCCATGGAAAAACTGATGGAACCCCAATTGCAGCTGTGGTATTTAATAAAGACGTGGATTCATCAGTTTATGAATCATTAAAGGACAAACCAAGACCAGGACACGGCGACTTTTGCTGGATCAATAAATATGGACATTACGATTATCGTGGAGGAGGCCGTGGAAGTGGAAGAACCACAATCGGCCAGGTCATAGGGGGAGCAGTAGCAAAAAAGCTCCTAAAATCACATGACATAAAAGTAATATCCCATGTTACTCAAATTGGCGATATAAAAGCTGATATAGTGAACATTAACCAGATAGAATTAAAAATAAAAGAAAATCCAGTAAGATGCGCTGATCCTTTTGCCGCTAGAAAAATGGAGGAATTAATTCTAAAAGTTAGAGATGAAGGAGATTCAATAGGTGGGATTGTAGAAACTGTGGTTTTAAATCCACCAGCAGGTATGGGTGAACCAGTTTTCGATAAATTAGATGGAGATCTAGCCAAGGCATTAATGTCTATTGGATCGGTTAAAGGAGTTGAAATTGGAGCAGGATTTGAAGTTTCCACCCTTACTGCCTACGGGGTGAACGATGAATACTACGTATCTAAAAATGGAATAAGAACAACAACCAACCAGGCTGGAGGAATATTAGGTGGTATATCTAATGGAATGCCTATAATGGTTAGAATGGCAGTTAAACCCACACCATCTATATCCAAGATTCAAAAAACTGTTGATCTTACTAAAATGGAAGATGTTGAAATAGAAATCAAAGGACGTCATGATCCTTGCATATGTCCTAGGGTAACCAGTGTTGCCGAGGCTTCAGTTGCTATTATATTAGCGGATCATTTAATAAGGGGAGGTTTCATACACCCCTCTAAATTAGACGTGTAA
- a CDS encoding endonuclease III, with protein MSKPNNQIRLIYHELFNLYGPQGWWPLLNHHDSKVDKSGSLKGYHPGNYDLPCATNEVYEVILGSILTQNTSWLQAEKALLNLNGLNVIKPGRFMELDQESLKSLIKCAGFLNQKAVYLKEITKFFLSLKGRTPTRKELLEVKGVGNETADSILLYAYKQPEFVVDAYTKRIFSHLGLVDENVKYMDLKELFESSLPKDMAVYNEYHALIVEHAKRYYQKKPYGENDPLQNLLK; from the coding sequence ATGAGTAAACCTAATAATCAGATACGATTGATCTATCATGAACTGTTCAATCTTTACGGACCCCAGGGGTGGTGGCCCTTACTGAATCACCATGATTCTAAGGTGGATAAATCTGGAAGTTTGAAAGGTTATCATCCTGGAAATTATGATCTACCATGTGCTACCAACGAAGTTTATGAGGTGATCTTGGGCTCAATTTTAACCCAGAATACATCCTGGCTCCAGGCTGAAAAGGCTCTTTTGAATTTGAATGGATTAAATGTTATAAAACCTGGCCGATTCATGGAACTGGATCAAGAAAGCCTAAAATCGCTGATTAAATGTGCTGGATTTTTAAATCAAAAAGCTGTATATCTAAAGGAAATTACCAAATTTTTTTTATCATTAAAGGGCAGAACGCCCACAAGAAAAGAGTTACTTGAGGTTAAGGGGGTTGGAAATGAAACTGCAGATTCAATACTCCTTTATGCTTATAAACAGCCAGAATTTGTGGTTGATGCTTACACAAAACGTATATTTTCACATTTAGGATTGGTGGATGAGAATGTGAAATATATGGATTTAAAGGAATTATTTGAATCCAGCCTACCTAAAGATATGGCAGTTTACAATGAGTACCATGCTTTAATAGTGGAACATGCTAAAAGATATTATCAGAAAAAACCTTATGGAGAAAATGATCCCCTCCAAAATTTGTTGAAATAA
- a CDS encoding porphobilinogen synthase, translated as MQFPITRMRRLRKNAQIRKILSETSLNAENFIYPMFIKEELKDGEKEAIKTMPGQYRYSLNDAMEEAKKLEDMGLCSVLLFGMPSKKDEFGSQAYDEEGIVQQAVGLFRDETDLVIVTDVCMCQYTSHGHCGIVEEDVILNDETLDYLSQIALSHAEAGADIVAPSDMMDGRVMAIREILDEYGFYDTLIMSYAAKYASSFYAPFRDAVSSAPSFGDRKTYQMNPANSIEALREAEMDIVEGADIIMVKPALAYLDIIKDIKTEFNIPTAAYQVSGEYSMLKAGIEAGYLTEDSILESLLSIKRAGADLIISHFAPYFLGKG; from the coding sequence ATGCAGTTTCCAATCACAAGAATGAGAAGACTTAGAAAAAATGCTCAAATAAGAAAAATTTTAAGTGAAACAAGTTTAAATGCAGAAAATTTCATATATCCCATGTTCATTAAGGAAGAACTAAAAGATGGAGAAAAAGAGGCTATAAAAACCATGCCTGGCCAGTACAGATATTCTCTAAACGATGCGATGGAGGAAGCAAAAAAACTGGAAGATATGGGTCTGTGTTCTGTCTTACTATTTGGAATGCCCAGTAAAAAGGATGAATTTGGTTCCCAAGCATATGACGAAGAGGGAATAGTTCAGCAAGCTGTGGGCCTTTTTAGGGATGAAACTGATCTGGTGATTGTAACTGATGTGTGTATGTGCCAGTACACTTCCCATGGCCACTGCGGAATTGTGGAAGAAGATGTGATCCTAAATGATGAAACACTGGATTATCTATCCCAAATTGCACTAAGTCATGCCGAAGCAGGTGCAGATATTGTAGCACCTTCAGATATGATGGATGGCCGGGTGATGGCCATAAGAGAAATTCTGGATGAATACGGATTTTATGATACCCTGATCATGTCTTATGCTGCCAAGTATGCTTCTTCATTCTACGCACCCTTTAGAGATGCAGTAAGTTCAGCTCCGTCATTTGGTGACCGAAAAACATACCAAATGAACCCTGCCAATTCTATCGAAGCTTTAAGAGAAGCTGAAATGGACATAGTCGAAGGGGCAGATATAATAATGGTAAAACCCGCCCTGGCCTACCTGGACATAATTAAAGACATTAAAACCGAATTTAATATTCCAACTGCCGCTTACCAAGTAAGTGGAGAATACTCCATGCTAAAAGCAGGTATTGAAGCCGGATACTTGACTGAAGATTCCATCTTAGAATCATTGCTGTCCATTAAAAGGGCTGGTGCAGACCTAATAATATCCCATTTCGCCCCTTATTTCCTGGGGAAAGGATAA
- a CDS encoding ATP--dephospho-CoA triphosphoribosyl transferase CitG, with protein MDPVLISKAAQIASVLEVSGHPKPGNVHRTQDFDDMVFEDFLISGIVIGDEIKKAAKRGLKYQGRKDKFNQIHLGKLIKQAVLETDKWIANNTNLGIIMLLTPISAAAGMSTDLDDLRTNVDKIMKATTSQDAVNLYDAINIADAGGMGEQEDLDVSSQKSKNSLLEQDISMFDVLKISSEWDLLAFELTNKMPVTFEVGYPTFLNHKTEHGINRATVQTFLTILANYPDTLISRKYGNSVASKVSQDAKIILEKGGILTDKGLNMLESFDHDLMDNKLNPGTTADLTASSIMVAILSELMD; from the coding sequence ATGGATCCTGTTCTAATAAGCAAAGCAGCCCAAATAGCATCAGTACTGGAAGTAAGCGGACATCCTAAACCAGGTAATGTACACCGAACCCAAGACTTTGATGACATGGTATTTGAAGACTTTCTAATCAGTGGCATTGTTATTGGAGATGAAATAAAAAAGGCTGCTAAAAGGGGACTTAAATATCAAGGCAGAAAAGACAAATTCAACCAAATCCACCTAGGAAAATTGATAAAGCAAGCTGTCCTTGAAACTGATAAATGGATTGCTAACAATACCAATCTCGGTATTATAATGCTTCTAACTCCCATCTCAGCTGCAGCAGGTATGAGTACTGATCTGGATGATCTTCGAACCAACGTGGATAAAATAATGAAAGCCACCACGTCCCAGGATGCAGTTAACTTATACGATGCTATAAACATTGCTGATGCTGGGGGAATGGGAGAACAAGAAGATCTAGATGTTTCAAGCCAGAAATCCAAGAACTCCCTTCTAGAGCAGGATATCAGTATGTTCGATGTTCTTAAGATTTCATCTGAATGGGATTTATTAGCCTTTGAACTTACTAATAAAATGCCAGTGACATTTGAGGTGGGTTATCCAACATTTTTAAATCATAAAACAGAACACGGTATAAACAGAGCCACAGTTCAAACATTTTTAACCATCCTCGCCAATTATCCCGATACCCTGATCAGCCGGAAGTATGGAAATAGTGTAGCTAGTAAAGTTTCACAGGATGCAAAGATTATATTGGAAAAAGGGGGAATATTAACTGATAAAGGCCTAAACATGTTGGAATCATTTGATCACGACCTTATGGATAACAAGTTAAATCCCGGTACCACTGCTGATCTAACCGCATCATCCATAATGGTGGCCATTTTAAGCGAATTAATGGATTAA
- a CDS encoding phenylalanine--tRNA ligase subunit alpha, producing the protein MDAKLQRTINELHIYEKKILKALEKLNYEATPEEVSKFQDMNIKSVMSAAGSLESKKLIEVHKVTDEVISLSQTGKKYAQEGLPERKILQILDKEESMPMGDLKDKAQLETSEVKIAIGWLLKKKWALIDKGMVKITPEGRNAVDEEYKDETVLENLLEKQKMLLFNPPQIIKEGFDLLKKRKGIINIKKEPKYTFKVTDEGKKLLDIGIDITKEATQLTHEQLKTGSWKSLKYRGYDINAEHPEIYPGKIHPLRRIIEDIRKTFLEMGFTESRGSILESAFWNFDCLFQPQDHAAREMQDTFYIKNPQHVKLPGEKLVSKVSEAHETGGSTGSEGWGYLWDVDVAKQSVLRTHTTCVSARFLAENKPPLKMFSVGRVFRRETITYKHLPEFHQVEGIVASEDINFRNLLGILKEFYHKLGFEVRFRPAYFPYTYLSTECEIYLPEKESWVELGGAGMFRPEVLEPLGVETPVAAFGLGIERLALKQLEINDIRMLYKSDIGWLRKLPVTREISLD; encoded by the coding sequence ATGGATGCAAAGCTGCAGAGAACTATCAATGAGTTACACATATACGAAAAGAAAATTTTGAAAGCTTTAGAAAAACTGAACTATGAAGCCACCCCCGAGGAAGTTTCCAAGTTTCAGGATATGAACATTAAATCTGTGATGAGTGCAGCCGGCTCTTTAGAATCCAAAAAACTCATAGAAGTTCACAAGGTTACTGATGAAGTTATCAGCCTCAGTCAAACTGGTAAAAAATACGCCCAGGAAGGATTGCCCGAACGTAAAATACTCCAAATACTGGATAAAGAAGAATCCATGCCCATGGGTGATCTAAAAGATAAAGCTCAGCTTGAAACTTCAGAGGTCAAAATAGCTATTGGCTGGCTTTTAAAGAAGAAATGGGCCCTTATTGACAAAGGTATGGTGAAAATCACCCCAGAAGGTAGAAATGCAGTTGATGAAGAATACAAGGACGAAACAGTACTGGAAAACCTACTGGAAAAACAGAAAATGCTTCTTTTCAACCCCCCTCAAATTATCAAAGAAGGATTTGATCTCCTAAAAAAGCGGAAGGGTATAATTAATATTAAAAAAGAGCCCAAATACACATTCAAAGTAACAGATGAAGGAAAAAAACTCCTAGATATAGGTATAGACATCACCAAAGAGGCCACCCAGTTAACCCATGAACAGTTAAAAACCGGTTCATGGAAATCTCTGAAATACAGAGGATATGATATTAACGCCGAACATCCAGAAATTTATCCAGGAAAGATTCATCCCTTAAGAAGGATTATTGAAGATATCAGGAAAACATTTTTAGAGATGGGTTTCACTGAATCCCGTGGTTCAATTTTAGAGTCTGCTTTCTGGAATTTTGACTGCCTCTTCCAGCCCCAGGATCACGCAGCCCGGGAGATGCAAGATACATTTTATATTAAAAATCCACAACATGTGAAACTTCCCGGTGAAAAACTGGTATCTAAAGTCTCAGAAGCCCATGAAACTGGTGGAAGTACTGGTTCTGAGGGTTGGGGTTACTTGTGGGATGTGGATGTGGCCAAACAATCGGTTCTCAGAACCCACACCACCTGTGTATCTGCCCGATTTCTGGCTGAAAATAAACCTCCATTGAAGATGTTCTCAGTTGGACGGGTTTTCAGAAGGGAAACCATAACTTACAAGCACCTTCCTGAGTTTCATCAGGTTGAAGGAATAGTGGCTTCAGAAGACATTAACTTCAGAAATCTTTTAGGAATACTGAAAGAGTTCTATCATAAATTAGGCTTTGAAGTACGATTCAGACCAGCTTACTTCCCATACACTTATCTTTCTACAGAATGCGAGATTTATCTTCCTGAAAAGGAATCATGGGTAGAACTGGGAGGAGCGGGAATGTTTCGACCAGAGGTACTGGAACCACTAGGTGTTGAAACACCAGTAGCTGCATTTGGTCTGGGAATAGAAAGACTGGCCTTGAAACAACTAGAAATAAATGACATAAGAATGCTTTATAAGAGTGATATTGGCTGGTTGAGAAAACTTCCAGTTACCAGAGAAATTTCCCTAGACTGA
- a CDS encoding phosphohydrolase yields the protein MSSKSEEDFVKNLDSRRPIKSMFVISEKTLKKGKNNKFYIDLRLSDNTGEIIGRIFAENVKETMESLDEGEVYEIEGTVNEFPRGSGQFNIIIKDFDELSDGKYDLNDFIITSDQDQYELIMEIKNTIDNIKDEHLKELLVCFFDDEKFTLRFYDSPSAKFYHHNYIAGLLEHTVGVLKLCKQICEFYPDLDADLLYTGAILHDIGKLDAYQYNKYATCITLSEEGELLDHLFISCEMVNEKLKKIEMPENVKNKLLHLILSHHGDVKNGWGSPVSPQIPEAVALHHADNLDAKVKGMLQNPVRK from the coding sequence ATGTCCAGTAAATCAGAGGAAGATTTTGTTAAAAATTTAGATTCACGAAGGCCTATCAAATCCATGTTTGTGATATCAGAAAAAACCCTGAAAAAAGGTAAAAACAATAAATTCTATATAGATTTAAGGCTTTCCGATAATACCGGTGAAATCATAGGAAGAATTTTTGCCGAAAATGTGAAAGAAACCATGGAATCCCTAGATGAAGGCGAAGTTTATGAAATCGAAGGAACAGTAAACGAGTTTCCAAGGGGTTCTGGGCAGTTCAATATAATAATTAAAGATTTTGATGAATTATCTGATGGTAAATATGATTTAAATGATTTTATCATAACCTCTGATCAGGATCAGTATGAATTAATCATGGAAATAAAAAACACTATAGATAATATTAAAGATGAACATTTAAAGGAGTTATTAGTTTGTTTTTTTGATGATGAAAAATTCACACTCCGATTTTATGATTCACCATCAGCTAAATTTTATCACCACAACTATATAGCGGGACTGTTAGAACATACTGTAGGAGTTTTAAAACTTTGTAAACAAATTTGTGAATTTTATCCTGATTTAGATGCTGATCTATTATACACTGGAGCTATTCTCCATGATATAGGAAAATTGGATGCCTATCAATATAATAAATATGCAACCTGTATTACTCTGTCTGAGGAGGGTGAATTACTGGACCACCTCTTTATATCATGTGAAATGGTTAATGAGAAACTTAAAAAAATAGAAATGCCTGAAAATGTAAAAAACAAACTCCTCCATCTGATTTTAAGCCATCACGGTGATGTGAAAAATGGTTGGGGTTCACCAGTAAGTCCTCAAATACCTGAGGCAGTGGCATTGCACCATGCCGACAACCTGGATGCTAAAGTCAAAGGCATGCTGCAGAATCCTGTAAGAAAATAG
- a CDS encoding RNase J family beta-CASP ribonuclease has product MTSLDFYGGVDEIGGNKILTSFQDTSLFLDFGMSFSQANKYFAEFLQPRKANGILDFIEFGLLPEIKGIYREDYLKHSGLHSTDKPSVDGVLLSHAHMDHSAYVHHLREDIPIFLTEQSYLIMKVLEKTTSVSFTDLITLKKDFQFIPKKRGEGYKRLQGDLARVKRNINVMKPYKNYDLGDFSVKSVPVDHSLPGATGFILENENDAIIYTGDLRFHGKRPELTKKFVKEAKKADPTVMLSEGTRIAETTSVTEEDIKNNATELISSYNGLVVINYPIRDLDRLLTFYEVACNVDRKLVVNLKQAYMLNLFYGSDYPKIDDVVVYTPRKGWGLLGDESFACFGEEWTCALGIDQYHVKTDYDKWERDFLDWNNTINYKDLKEEPENYMFRCDFFELKELIDIKPEEGLYIRSVTEPFDDEMEIDYKKALNWLDHFNLKLIEEGMHASGHANGTEILNMIREIQPETVYPIHTNKKEEFSVLKDNGIDVINPELSHRRDLDHH; this is encoded by the coding sequence ATGACCAGTTTAGATTTTTATGGTGGAGTTGACGAGATTGGTGGAAACAAAATATTAACCAGTTTTCAGGATACTTCCCTTTTTCTTGATTTTGGGATGAGCTTTTCTCAAGCTAACAAATACTTTGCAGAATTTTTACAGCCCCGAAAAGCCAACGGCATATTAGATTTTATTGAATTCGGATTACTCCCTGAGATAAAGGGGATATACAGGGAGGATTACCTCAAACATTCTGGCCTGCACAGTACAGATAAACCTTCTGTTGATGGAGTATTATTAAGCCATGCCCACATGGATCACTCTGCTTATGTACATCATTTAAGAGAAGATATTCCCATATTCCTAACTGAACAGTCTTACCTCATTATGAAAGTCCTGGAGAAGACCACTAGTGTTTCATTTACGGATTTAATCACTTTAAAGAAAGATTTCCAGTTTATACCTAAAAAAAGAGGTGAAGGATATAAAAGACTTCAAGGGGACCTGGCACGGGTTAAAAGGAATATAAATGTAATGAAACCCTACAAGAATTATGATTTAGGGGATTTTTCAGTTAAAAGCGTTCCAGTGGATCATTCTCTTCCAGGTGCAACTGGATTTATACTGGAAAATGAGAATGATGCAATCATATATACTGGAGATTTAAGATTTCATGGAAAGAGGCCAGAATTAACAAAAAAATTTGTTAAAGAGGCAAAAAAGGCCGATCCTACGGTCATGCTTTCAGAAGGGACACGAATTGCAGAAACTACTAGTGTAACTGAAGAGGACATAAAAAACAATGCCACAGAACTTATATCCAGTTATAATGGACTAGTGGTTATAAACTATCCTATAAGGGATTTGGATCGGCTTTTAACTTTTTATGAGGTGGCCTGTAATGTTGATCGTAAACTGGTTGTAAATTTGAAACAGGCCTACATGCTGAACCTTTTCTATGGTAGTGATTACCCTAAAATTGATGATGTGGTAGTATACACTCCCCGTAAAGGTTGGGGCTTACTTGGAGATGAATCATTTGCCTGTTTTGGTGAAGAATGGACATGTGCCCTGGGCATTGACCAGTATCATGTTAAGACAGATTATGATAAATGGGAAAGAGATTTCTTGGACTGGAATAATACCATTAACTATAAAGACCTTAAAGAAGAACCAGAAAACTACATGTTCCGCTGCGACTTTTTTGAGTTAAAGGAATTAATTGACATCAAACCAGAGGAGGGATTATATATTAGATCAGTTACCGAACCCTTTGATGATGAGATGGAAATTGATTATAAGAAAGCCCTAAACTGGCTGGATCACTTTAATCTGAAGCTGATTGAAGAGGGAATGCATGCATCAGGACATGCCAATGGAACTGAAATACTTAACATGATAAGAGAAATACAACCAGAAACGGTTTATCCCATCCACACAAATAAAAAAGAGGAATTTTCAGTTTTGAAAGATAATGGGATTGATGTGATTAACCCTGAGCTCTCCCATAGGAGAGATTTAGATCATCATTAA